A genomic region of Amphiura filiformis chromosome 6, Afil_fr2py, whole genome shotgun sequence contains the following coding sequences:
- the LOC140154550 gene encoding thyrotropin-releasing hormone receptor-like produces the protein MDRSCSSYQHILNLSDPETVKANQPTAMENLLVFAGMPSVLVIGILGNLAFLLAVFRIPRMKTLTNSYLAQVALTDLVFIVSTTTAYIYQTVESPIRFTVSYTHWSGCFSVFFVFLFSYTISLFLITLVTVERFYAICRPLQMLRITGKGRSRKLVAFLWISSFFLTTLAVLQYARLQRTCVIWPSEEEYARYPQVVHSCVAVSAHPSLYVVSEMSLTFPYYILLPMNLYMYTMIIYTLGNRMPMTEIDQANVIQTKKIRNQVARLLIINGVVFFVCQSPIRIISIHDIVQKLTGVSLFTPLQYGLLVILGRILLFINAASNPVIYITTSSFYRQAIWEAISCKVKEIGGRSEGQSMTSNI, from the coding sequence ATGGATAGATCTTGCTCTTCATACCAGCACATTCTTAACCTGTCAGATCCTGAAACCGTTAAGGCCAATCAACCAACTGCGATGGAGAATCTTTTAGTTTTTGCAGGAATGCCGTCAGTTCTGGTCATTGGCATACTCGGCAATTTAGCCTTtctgttggcggtctttcgtatTCCACGGATGAAAACATTAACCAATTCATATCTTGCGCAAGTAGCTCTGACCGATCTCGTGTTCATTGTGTCGACAACAACCGCTTATATCTACCAAACAGTAGAAAGTCCTATAAGATTTACCGTCTCTTACACACATTGGTCAGGATGCTTCAGTGTGTTCTTCGTATTTCTATTCTCTTACACCATATCTTTATTCCTCATCACACTGGTAACAGTAGAAAGATTCTACGCAATATGTCGTCCTTTACAGATGCTTCGCATAACTGGCAAAGGTCGTTCAAGGAAACTTGTAGCATTTCTTTGGATCAGCAGCTTCTTCCTTACTACATTGGCTGTGCTGCAGTACGCCAGGTTGCAACGTACATGCGTTATTTGGCCGTCAGAGGAAGAATATGCAAGGTATCCACAAGTGGTACACTCATGCGTTGCTGTCAGTGCTCATCCAAGTTTGTACGTTGTTTCAGAGATGTCATTGACTTTCCCATATTACATACTTCTTCCTATGAATCTGTACATGTATACCATGATTATCTACACCCTCGGAAACAGAATGCCTATGACTGAAATAGATCAAGCCAACGTTATCCAGACTAAGAAGATACGCAATCAGGTAGCGCGACTTTTGATTATCAATGgtgttgtgttttttgtttgtcagaGTCCGATAAGGATTATTTCTATCCACGACATTGTGCAAAAATTAACTGGTGTTAGTTTGTTTACTCCCTTGCAATACGGACTTCTCGTAATTCTGGGGCGTATTCTCTTATTCATCAATGCAGCCAGTAATCCTGTCATTTATATTACAACCAGCTCATTTTACAGACAAGCCATATGGGAAGCTATTTCATGCAAAGTGAAAGAAATTGGTGGTCGGAGTGAAGGTCAGTCAATGACAAGTAATATCTGA